Within Palaemon carinicauda isolate YSFRI2023 chromosome 14, ASM3689809v2, whole genome shotgun sequence, the genomic segment tgcctcctggctagtacagtggtaacgtgtttgcctcgcattctcGTGGCAAGAGATCggtccccgcccagggccgtgagtttaagctgtttactggggaggctactgctgtggtagggcaccccagtggggggttgggcttgcccggctgacgttctggtgagcatctattctgatggaactggaactgaaaccagacacctttaaccttttaacctttacaaGAACACTACCTTACGTAGGGTTCCCCGCCTAACCTAACCTTGGAGCCAtattcttacctacttacctattgGGGGAGAGagattaaggaaaaatacaaatccctTCCACAttttggttaacccttttacccccaaaggacatactggtatgtttcacaaaactcatccctttacccctatggacgtaccggtatgtccttttaaaaaactgctatttacatttttttttgcatatttttgataattctttgagaaacttcaggcattttccaagaaaatgagaccaacatgacctctctatgacaaaaattaaggctgttagagcaatttaaaaaaaaatatactgcaaaatgtgcttgaaaaaaaataacccctgggggttaagggttggaaatttccaaatagcctgggggtaacaGGGttaaaatatgatactttaattactagcaaaacagaaattcgctataagaagtgaacgagtgctggctagtttggtatttttctctatatgtttaatgggggctttgggggataATAACTTACATAActgtcgattaaaatgtgaagtctatctctAAGTCCAatgtttacatttgggagactgatgtCGAGTTACTGTGGTAACTGCGTAGGCATTGCTTGCATTCGCATTGgccagcttttctgtttttttagtatgacgtaatcattacctggctttcataaccaattaggagcttccaaatattaatgcacaagttcccggatgttgttctgcAACAGCCATTTTCTTTCTTCCCGTCCCTCCAGTTTGAGTTAAACTACCATCACAtgaagacgtctccaagagggaacttaagggaagtacaatctatttcgaaatttagtgtaatttcatctatgtcggcAATTAATTAGGATGGAAAcactctccgttcagtgtatagcaATTGTTACCCATGTGAAAATAAAAGATAACCCCGAAATAATGAGCCACAGGGATTGCAAGCGCAGCTCAACATTGCCGCTTGCTAGTATATACGATGCTTGCAGTTTTTTATTTTTCCCTCGAGTGAAGCGAGTGCACGGTGGAGCAAAAACCAGTTGAAGGATATGAAGTGAATCCTAGATAATTATGgtactttaattttcagccacttacatgaaccatatatatgtatttttccaactggttatctaatgtttattttgcatttctgaccattattattgctgcaaatcactcctTTTTGGGCATTTCCTAACCTAAAAGAACCCCGGTTTTCCATTGGGGTCCCCCATAGTTGTCTTTATATATGGGGCCTCAAAACtaatgaacgggtggtttgccccaataatcatggtcagaaatccataaaacacaagatagcgagtaggaaaaatgaatggttcatgtatttggttagaaattaaagtataatttatatttacccaaatttattatttttcctaactacaaacctgtAGTTTTTACACATACTTTTACCTGCCATCACCTAGCCACCAGGGGAAAATCCCGACTGTGATCAAAGTGAGAAAGGTATGAGTGAGCAAGGAGGGGCTTATCTGCATTACCACTCGTTAACAATAGGCTGGTTTTTGACACCTCGTTAAACATTTTTATAGCTGTATGTCATCCTGCGGTGATTTCTTCTCCTATGGTAAAGAACTAAGGTTTATATGCTTggaaaaaataagaattactttGAATTTGTAACTTTGTAATGACATTTTAGTGTGTCATTAATATATCTTGCATTCACAGGGCAATAGCACAAAGTGGCAGTAGTAAGTTGGGAAAGGTGCCACTCTGTTCCCTGGCTGAGCTGAAACTTAGATTTCTGTGCCCGAGCGATTTGCCCGAGGTAAGTCGTATGTTTATGTTGTACAGTGGTTCATTTATCCAAGATAGATGAACAGGTTAATTGTTTCATAGCATAGCCTATAATTGTTTCAGAAGTGATCTCAATCCGCGTAAGTTTTACTCTGCAAGATGTAGTTACTCCTTGTTATGAGGGAGAGATCAGTTTCTAACTCCAACATTGGGTTACTCAACAAGCAATATAGTTAATAATTACTCTGGTGACCTAACTAACATTTCAAATCTTTGGCTCAGTACTTTAGAAGATGGAAAACTTGGTATCTACAATATGAAATATGACAACTTTTAACTGGCATTTTAGAAAACCTTCAGAGACTTATAGTTTATTTTTCCAGGTGAAAGCCCTGTGCTGTCAGTGGTTCCCAATTGAATATCCGGATGTTTGGTATGAGGATATTACGACCAATCCGAGATTCTATGCCCTGGCTGCGACATATCATGCCCAGATCATTGGGTTGTTGGTGGCCGAGACAAAGCCACTGTCCAAAATGAACAAAGAGGTAAGCAATTTTACAGTAATGTCTACAATTTAtatttgtacagtacagtaatgcctcaagatacaaaattaattcgttccgAAATGGTTTTCGTTTCGTGATTTTTTGTATTatgagtcacgttttacatgtaaTATTAATAGGCTGGAGTTTtaggtacagtatatacatttgtgtatagtACTTTGCGTTTAACTGTATGGTCTACAGTTATTGTAACATCTTCTATTTTGCAGGATCAGGATATATTACCCCCTACTCTAAGTGGCCACACACAAATTGGTTACATCCTAACTTTAGGCGTAACCGATTCACATAGGGGCCATGGCATTGCCTCTCTTCTCCTAGACAACTATCTGGCTCAGCTCACTGCTCACGAATCACCGAAAGTACAAGCTGTTCTGCTGCATGTCCTGACCACCAATCAACAGGCAATCAATTTCTATCAACGACGTAACTTTGTGTAAGTTACGGTGTCTTGTTTTACTAGTGGGGATTATTATTGATGAtgctggtgtatttttttttttttttctctatgtacAGCTTTGTTCCTATGCGACGTACAAACCATCGTCCATTAATAGATAGACTGTTTCAGCGAGAGCTAGACTCAGTCGTTAGAATTGTTTAACGAGTCATTGAATTACTGGTATAGGGTGCGGGTGAGAAGCCCCGCCTCCCTCAGCAGTCCGAAAGCCTCATTCTGTTTTGGCATCTGGAAAAATTTAATGTACTGCCAGCTCCTGATTAAACTTTTTCTTTAAAGGAAGTGAATGTTGTTGGATTTTAAGTGTGGAAGTTAAGCAAAAGATTTTTACTTGCCGAGGGAAGGGTGGACGCTGCAACTGGTTCATGAGTAAATAAATTACTCTCTCTGTGCTTCTTGTAGAGGACATGATTGTTCACAATTATCTCCATGCACCAGGTGGTCGTGACCTCCTGTGCAGTGGCAGTTGTGTGCCCCTAGGTGGAAGAAACAAGCTAAGCTTTGGCTGCGGTCTGTCTTAGCAATGCCCAAGACGACAATGAAGTCTTTTTGCTGTTTCAATTCTCTTAGGGGCTACAGCTGCTCCTGCCACTCCTGTGTGTACACCTTGGCTCGGTCATGAGGGAGTATATACTGTATCGGGAGCCCTCGCATCTGCATCAGCAGACTTTTTCAGGTTTTGGTGGTGCGTGGTGTACCCCCAGTGTTGACTGCACCCCTCCAGAAGCTGGAAATTCTTCCACTGTCACTGTGTGGCGAGAtgcaaaaaacaaagaaaacccCACACCCTTGGATCTTACTACCAGACAAATAGTCTTTTCAAAATAAACTTGCTACTTTCTTAACGTTACAACTGGACTCTTGCTTTGGAAGGCTATGTAAAATtaaacataactttaaaactatatttcttaatactaagAAGAAAAAAGGGGGACTTTTATCTTCTTTTGTTCCTCCTTGCCTGAAAATGGACTCAGCCAAGTTTGGCTAGTgttgctagggtgccacaatcccacccccattatccaccacaatggagcttcatatgctgaatcccctactgccactacctcagcggtcaccaaagtGACTGGAGGAAGCAGAAAGGCCTATCGGAACAGCatcacaattgctcaccattcatttctattcctagcatgctctcttgcctctctcacatctaacctcctgtcacctagggctttcttcactccatccatctacctgaaccttggccatcctctttcacttctcccatcaacttgcattcatcaccttcagcagacgaccattttccatcctctctacatgcccaaaccacctcaacatattcatatccactctagcagctaattGATTTCTCTAACTCTATccaattgagatacaccagccgtactcctcagacacttcatctcaaacacatttaatttttgtctttgtcaGTTTCATTCCACACAATTCTGatttatacatcacagttggtacaattactttttcatacagaactctcttctgCCCTTGGCACAGAACTGTTGGACTCATGACTTCGAACTTAGTGATGGATCAGGTTCCCAGAGGGCTGGATGTCTTGAGGACTCCAAATGGGTCAGACTAACCTGAGTTAGAGAGCCCTGTGCTGAAGGTTCCTGCTTTCATTCCTGAGTTTAACGGCCTGGGAGTGGCAACCGTGGCTCTGCCTTTTGGAGGAACTTTGACCATTGATTGGCACTTTAGAGCACTCCAGGATTGAATGCCTCGTTGGAGTTGCCGTGACCGGATCTCATGGGCCTCGTTCTAAACCATGCCTGCCAGTCTGAGAATTCACTATGATCAAACAGGTCAGAAGGGCTCCTGCCACAAGCCTCCCCTCTAAACAACGGAGGCAGCAACCTTGGAGGTGTGGCCTTGGCCTCTCTCCACGCTGTTCCTGTGCAATCAGGGGTAAAGAGCAATCGCATACTTCACAAAGTTGACGAGCTTTTTAATCCTGAACACTTTGGAGAATTACAATTAAAAggttattgctcagccttgagtcgggcctttagactgaaaggagttgatatttcttCTTTGGCGGAGTTGTTTATGCTCAGACTGCATCCATAACGTTTTAAACGattcctgaagactaaaattactgcctaatctttactcagacagccagGTGGAAagaggacttccacccaccatagGGTGAGTCTTCTATGTAAAGAACGACGGTTTGTATTCCTTTTGGAACAAATGGctgattttaaagtaatttgtatttttccgacctaaacaaacctgagttctttacacaaatcttaccTGCCATCACCTACCCCTGAAGTCCCGTCTGCAATCAAAGTGGGGTTGTCATGAATGAGCGGGGAGCTGGTGCTTCTCCGTTACTCACTGGTACCAACCGGACCAGTCTTTATCTCGTTAAAAGTTTTATTGCCGTGTTCCAGCTTGTGCTGTTATctatctcctatgtaaagaactcagatttatataattagaaaaaataaaaattacttagctATATCTCCACAGCATCTAGAGTGATAAAGTTTCCTCATTaagttatgatattttatataaaaagaaatacttGGTTTATAAATGTACAGATATTTAATGTGCTTGCCCTTCTACActgaaaaatatctttttatctcaatttttttgtctttttcagaCGCCACACGTTTTTACCGTACTATTATAATATTAAGGGAAAACCGAAGGATGGCTTTTCGTACGTACGTTACGTGAACGGAGGACACCCACCTTGGACGTTATTATATCCTTTTATCGATGCTCTGATTTATCTGATCTCATGTGAACAAATTTTA encodes:
- the Naa60 gene encoding N-alpha-acetyltransferase 60; the encoded protein is MSYGNRAIAQSGSSKLGKVPLCSLAELKLRFLCPSDLPEVKALCCQWFPIEYPDVWYEDITTNPRFYALAATYHAQIIGLLVAETKPLSKMNKEDQDILPPTLSGHTQIGYILTLGVTDSHRGHGIASLLLDNYLAQLTAHESPKVQAVLLHVLTTNQQAINFYQRRNFVRHTFLPYYYNIKGKPKDGFSYVRYVNGGHPPWTLLDYVQHWFSAISVMEVCWWPMRIVSKFWGLIARSAAAVMTHRLS